A genome region from Arachis duranensis cultivar V14167 chromosome 8, aradu.V14167.gnm2.J7QH, whole genome shotgun sequence includes the following:
- the LOC107460460 gene encoding protein ABIL2, whose product MGKITTSAVQPVSQEASTDDEIFMQQSLIFDDSLKDLKNLRSQLYSAAEYFELSYTNDDQKQIVVETLKDYAIKALVNTVDHLGSVTYKVNDLLEEKVVEVSGAELRVSCIEQRMRTCQDYMDHEGRTQQSLVISTPKYHKRYILPAGETMHGANQTKSSYVGCNLDDEDDWLHFKSAVRATIRETPTSTASRGRSPSPSVQTQRPGGFSFTSTMPRKVLDKRSVSPHRFPLLRTGSRSSRPTTPKSSRPTTPNPARPTTPNPSNARQRYPSEPRKSASMRLPAERDNGKEVEQYPSKDVMKAWKQVNFAL is encoded by the exons atgGGGAAGATCACCACTTCTGCGGTACAGCCTGTGTCTCAAGAAGCTTCAACTGATGATGAGATTTTTATGCAGCAGAGCTTGATCTTTGATGATAGTCTCAAG GATTTGAAAAATCTCAGATCACAGTTATACTCAGCTGCCGAGTATTTTGAACTTTCATACACCAATGATGACCAAAAACAAAT AGTGGTAGAGACATTAAAGGATTATGCGATTAAAGCTCTTGTGAATACTGTGGATCATTTAGGTTCTGTGACATATAAAGTGAATGACTTGTTGGAAGAGAAGGTTGTTGAAGTTTCCGGAGCAGAGCTACGTGTATCTTGTATTGAGCAG AGAATGAGGACGTGCCAAGATTATATGGATCACGAGGGGCGTACCCAACAGTCGTTGGTGATCAGTACTCCAAAATATCACAAGCGTTATATTCTACCAG CTGGGGAGACCATGCATGGCGCGAACCAGACAAAATCGTCCTATGTTGGGTGCAACCTAGACGACGAAGATGACTGGCTTCACTTCAAGAGTG CTGTTCGAGCTACAATTAGAGAAACACCAACATCTACAGCAAG TAGAGGGCGTTCACCATCACCTTCTGTCCAAACTCAGAGACCTGGAGGTTTTTCATTCACCTCAACCATGCCAAGAAAAGTTTTAG ATAAGCGTTCTGTTTCACCGCATAGATTCCCACTTTTACGCACCGGGTCACGGTCAAGTAGGCCTACAACACCAAAGAGCAGTAGACCAACTACTCCAAACCCTGCTAGACCAACCACACCAAATCCTTCCAATGCAAGACAAAGG TACCCATCCGAGCCACGGAAATCAGCTTCAATGCGATTGCCAGCCGAAAGAGACAatggcaaagaagttgaacaaTACCCCAGTAAAGATGTCATGAAAGCTTGGAAACAAGTCAATTTTGCATTATAG
- the LOC107460499 gene encoding uncharacterized protein LOC107460499 — MAATAPAEAGSQWPFSCDLEVDFGHEQNAAIVCAALAVDKELQPDKVKRLMAVSHGKLSVHFEATEARFLRASFSAFVDVLTLATKTIEEFGQGMEL, encoded by the exons ATGGCTGCCACAGCACCAGCAGAAGCTGGGTCCCAATGGCCATTCAGctg TGACCTAGAAGTTGATTTTGGACATGAACAAAATGCTGCTATCGTATGCGCAGCCTTAGCTGTTGATAAGGAG TTGCAACCAGACAAGGTGAAACGACTCATGGCAGTGTCTCATGGAAAGCTTTCAGT GCACTTTGAGGCAACGGAAGCAAGATTTCTTCGGGCATCTTTTAGTGCTTTTGTAGATGTCCTTACACTGGCCACAAAAACGATTGAAGAATTTGGTCAAGGAATGGAATTGtga
- the LOC107460498 gene encoding uncharacterized protein LOC107460498, which yields MPTPAFTFYSTMSASASFLAPSPSFAPFRGCKEVPRMFSVSNKKENRTSKLYIIPITTVTRFCASTASLESLHFADTNANQNHRINEFENELNEFFDEVKTMIRMGKRDDALDLLNAGSKGIQEAAILDVLALGYVAVGDLETVASLLNVMRKVIDNLKDDTQHLDLILTHMGSMYSTLSKFGKSLDTYQRAFNIMERTYGNDSPFLVTPYLAMAKVLGSTGKATKAIEKYQCAITILESKRGAESKDLVVPLLGLGNLLLKERRVNDAETHFTRVLDIYTKSYGQNDGRIGLAMSSLAQVKCAQGKSDEAINLYEHALHVMKDSNYLSPDDSIMEKMRVDLAELLHAVGREAQRKRSPRLSDTHDKSCNFIFPIEELCRGRALVEKSLEIMIKQKGSDDQFVSFPMLQLAVTLHHLKQDEEAEKLALDALRIREKAFGEDSLPVGEAFDCLVSIQTQVGKDESELVVLLRRILGIQEREFGYESEEVLVTVKKIVFLLDKLGRRDEMLPLQRRLSLLRKKYKQMIHH from the exons ATGCCAACACCAGCTTTCACTTTCTACTCTACAATGTCAGCTTCAGCTTCGTTTCTTGCTCCGTCCCCCTCTTTCGCTCCATTCAG GGGTTGCAAAGAGGTTCCACGTATGTTTTCAGTGTCTAACAAAAAGGAGAATCGCACTTCAAAGCTTTACATTATACCCATCACCACTGTTACTCGCTTTTGTGCCTCAACAGCTTCACTTGAGTCCTTGCACTTTGCTGACACTAATGCTAATCAAAATCACAG AATAAACGAATTTGAGAATGAGTTGAACGAGTTCTTTGATGAAGTGAAAACAATGATTAGAATGGGAAAAAGAGATGATGCTCTTGACCTACTTAATGCCGGCTCTAAAGGCATTCAAGAAGCTGCAATTCTGGATGTCTTAGCGCTGGGTTATGTGGCTGTTGGAGACCTAGAAACTGTTGCTTCTCTGTTGAATGTG atgagaaaagtgattgacAATTTGAAGGATGACACACAACATCTAGATTTGATACTTACGCATATGGGAAGTATGTATTCAACATTGAGCAAGTTTGGAAAATCACTGGACACGTATCAAAGGGCTTTCAACATTATGGAAAGGACCTATG GTAACGACAGCCCTTTTCTTGTCACACCCTATTTGGCTATGGCAAAGGTTCTTGGTTCAACTGGAAAAGCAACAAAAGCCATAGAGAAATACCAGTGTGCAATAACTATTTTGGAGTCTAAGAGAGGTGCTGAAAGTAAGGATTTGGTTGTACCTTTACTTGGTCTTGGCAATCTTTTACTGAAAGAAAGAAGAGTCAACGATGCAGAAACTCATTTTACTAG GGTTCTCGACATATACACAAAGTCATATGGACAAAATGATGGAAGAATTGGATTGGCCATGAGTTCCCTTGCCCAAGTTAAGTGTGCTCAAG GGAAGTCAGATGAAGCAATCAATTTGTATGAACATGCACTTCATGTCATGAAAGATTCCAATTACTTGTCGCCAGATGACAGCATCATGGAAAAGATGAGGGTAGATCTTGCTGAGTTGCTTCATGCTGTCGGGAG AGAGGCACAAAGGAAAAGGTCACCCCGGCTTAGTGACACACATGATAAATCTTGCAACTTCATATTCCCAATCGAAGAATTATGCAGAGGCCGAGCACTTGTTGAGAAGAGTTTGGAAATAATGATAAAGCAGAAAGGAAGCGATGACCAGTTCGTCAGCTTTCCAATGTTGCAACTTGCAGTTACGCTTCACCATTTGAAACAAGATGAAGAAGCTGAGAAACTGGCACTGGATGCTTTGCGCATCCGTGAGAAGGCATTTGGAGAAGATTCTCTTCCAGTTG GGGAGGCTTTTGACTGTTTGGTGTCTAttcaaactcaagttggtaaAGATGAGAGCGAGTTAGTTGTGCTACTTAGAAGGATTCTAGGTATACAAGAGAGAGAATTTGGATACGAGAGTGAGGAAGTTTTGGTTACAGTGAAAAAGATTGTATTCTTGTTGGATAAACTAGGGAGAAGAGATGAAATGCTTCCCTTGCAGAGGAGGTTGTCTCTGCTTAGAAAGAAGTATAAGCAGATGATTCATCACTGA
- the LOC107460507 gene encoding RNA-binding KH domain-containing protein RCF3 encodes MDRSRSKRNYYYDQDYDSDTLARIRPRYNHHYNNVPVHRHRGGGGGGGGGGGGGRQFKTQDSPLTVTTSYRILCHDLKAGGVIGKSGSIIKSIRQHTGAWINVHELIPGDEERIIEISDTRRRDPEGRMPSFSPAQEALLMIHDRILESDAAFGVGEEDEEYGLPGGGGGRGGGGGGNSRVASRLVVSRMHVGCLLGKGGKIIEQMRMETKTQIRILPRDHNLPRCVSMAEEIVQVVGDVNAVKNAIVIISSRLRESQHRDRGHFHGRAHSPERFFSPDDDYVPHMTGGSRRSAVDGANFGSRMSNTNARNNNQPQLGNYGMEPGPAPMVDEAQPLYGEELVFRILCPVEKVDRIIGESDGIVEFLQNEVGVDVKVAEPIGGSDEQIIIITSEEGPDDELFPAQEALLHIQTRIVDLVLDKDNTITTRLVVPSSDIECIDGKEASLSEIRRLTGANIQILPREELPLCVARTDELVQIVGEIKAARDAVVEVTSRLRSYFYKDFFSRDTMPPLTSLSGIEASSSNNMASATEAPAAYQNVLTAPGPFPSKESGGSSTEAGKQKETDRREDVPSGLNRITVPLVTRSTLEVVLPEYAVPKLIAKSKSKLVQISELSGANVTLVEDRPDATQKIIQISGTPEQAERAQSLLQGFILSTQEDGP; translated from the exons ATGGATAGGTCTAGATCTAAGAGGAACTACTACTATGACCAGGACTATGATTCTGACACCCTCGCTAGGATCAGGCCCCGCTATAACCACCACTATAACAACGTTCCAGTTCACCGCCACCGcggaggaggaggtggtggtggcggcggcggcggcggaGGACGCCAGTTTAAGACTCAGGACTCGCCGTTGACGGTTACCACCAGCTACCGCATTCTGTGCCACGATTTGAAGGCCGGCGGCGTCATCGGGAAGTCTGGCAGCATAATAAAGTCCATACGGCAGCACACCGGCGCCTGGATCAACGTCCACGAGCTGATCCCCGGTGACGAGGAGCGGATCATCGAGATTTCCGACACTCGCCGCCGCGACCCTGAGGGGAGAATGCCGTCGTTTTCGCCGGCGCAGGAGGCGCTCCTCATGATCCACGACAGGATCCTGGAGAGCGACGCTGCGTTCGGGGTCGGAGAGGAGGATGAGGAGTACGGCCTCCCTGGCGGAGGAGGCGGaagaggtggtggtggtggcgggAACAGTCGAGTGGCCTCGAGATTGGTGGTATCGAGAATGCATGTAGGGTGTTTGTTGGGAAAAGGAGGGAAGATTATTGAACAAATGAGGATGGAAACAAAGACACAAATTAGGATACTCCCTAGAGATCACAATCTACCCCGTTGTGTTTCCATGGCAGAAGAGATTGTTCAG GTAGTAGGTGACGTAAATGCTGTGAAGAATGCTATAGTAATTATATCATCGCGGTTAAGGGAGAGCCAGCATCGTGACCGTGGTCATTTCCATGGACGTGCACATTCGCCTGAGCGATTTTTCTCTCCCGACGATGATTATGTTCCTCACATGACTGGTGGATCTCGTAGATCAGCTGTAGATGGAGCTAATTTTGGTTCACGAATGTCTAACACCAATGCCAGAAACAATAACCAACCCCAATTGGGTAATTACGGAATGGAGCCAGGGCCTGCTCCCATGGTTGATGAAGCACAGCCCCTGTATGGAGAGGAGCTTGTTTTCCGTATACTTTGTCCAGTTGAGAAAGTTGATCGCATTATTGGGGAATCAGATGGAATTGTAGAGTTCCTTCAAAATGAAGTTGGGGTAGATGTAAAGGTGGCCGAACCTATTGGTGGTTCAGATGAACAGATAATAATCATTACTTCAGAGGAG GGTCCTGATGATGAGCTGTTCCCAGCACAGGAAGCCTTGTTGCATATACAAACTCGTATTGTTGATCTTGTTCTAGATAAGGACAATACTATAACCACCAGGCTCGTCGTCCCATCTAGCGATATTGAATGCATAGATGGAAAAGAGGCCTCACTATCAGAAATAAGGAGGTTGACCGGTGCAAACATTCAGATTCTGCCTAGAGAAGAATTACCTCTTTGTGTTGCAAGAACTGATGAGCTAGTACAG ATTGTAGGAGAGATAAAGGCAGCACGAGATGCTGTTGTTGAGGTGACATCAAGATTAAGAAGTTACTTTTATAAGGACTTCTTTTCAAGAGATACAATGCCACCGTTGACCTCCTTATCGGGCATTGAGGCATCTTCTTCTAATAATATGGCTTCAGCTACTGAAGCTCCTGCAGCCTATCAGAATGTGCTAACTGCACCAGGACCCTTTCCATCAAAG GAATCTGGAGGGTCTAGCACCGAGGCAGGAAAGCAGAAAGAGACTGACCGCCGCGAAGACGTGCCGAGTGGTTTAAATAG GATTACTGTGCCTCTTGTCACAAGGAGTACACTTGAAGTTGTTCTACCAGAGTATGCAGTTCCCAAGCTTATAGCAAAATCCAAAAGCAAGCTTGTTCAAATAAGTGAG TTGTCAGGAGCCAACGTAACGCTTGTAGAGGATAGACCAGATGCGACACAGAAGATTATTCAGATATCCGGTACTCCAGAGCAGGCAGAGAGAGCGCAGAGCTTGCTCCAGGGATTTATTTTGAGCA CACAAGAAGACGGCCCTTGA